One window of the Pedobacter ginsengisoli genome contains the following:
- the mutY gene encoding A/G-specific adenine glycosylase, giving the protein MAFQTEIVKWYLNNKRDLPWRGTNDAYVIWLSEIILQQTRVEQGLPYFNRFLESYPTITAFAAATETQILKLWQGLGYYSRGRNMLYTAKQIQELYDGKFPTSYSELIKLKGIGDYTAAAISSFSSNEMKPVLDGNVFRVLARYFGIETPINSTSGKKQFIELAQSLILGQEPSVYNQAIMEFGALQCKPKSPSCATCPIQSDCFARKNDLVNVLPVKEKKLKKRTRYFNYLVCVNGDEILVNKRNPGDIWQELYDFPLIETDDNYLEAQEQFLTMLKNNFGNTCTVTPLEQKKHLLTHQTIYVQFFALDNYIINFNQNAEIKWVSLSELDELPQPKVITNFISSYSVN; this is encoded by the coding sequence ATGGCTTTTCAAACAGAAATAGTAAAATGGTATTTAAACAATAAAAGAGACCTGCCCTGGCGAGGTACAAATGATGCTTATGTGATATGGCTTTCAGAAATTATATTGCAACAAACCAGAGTAGAGCAAGGATTGCCGTATTTTAACAGATTTTTAGAGAGCTACCCTACAATTACTGCTTTTGCAGCAGCTACTGAAACTCAAATACTTAAACTATGGCAGGGATTAGGTTATTATTCGCGTGGCAGAAACATGCTATATACAGCCAAACAGATCCAGGAGCTGTACGATGGAAAATTTCCTACTAGCTATAGCGAACTGATTAAATTAAAAGGTATTGGAGATTATACCGCCGCTGCCATTTCATCATTCTCATCTAATGAAATGAAGCCAGTGCTTGATGGTAATGTATTTCGAGTTCTGGCAAGATATTTTGGGATTGAAACACCTATAAACAGTACTTCAGGGAAAAAACAATTTATAGAGCTTGCCCAAAGTTTAATTCTAGGGCAGGAGCCGTCCGTATACAATCAGGCTATAATGGAATTTGGGGCACTTCAATGTAAGCCTAAATCTCCTTCCTGTGCAACCTGCCCAATTCAATCCGATTGTTTTGCCCGCAAAAATGATCTGGTAAATGTCCTTCCTGTTAAGGAGAAAAAGCTTAAAAAACGCACCCGTTATTTCAACTATTTGGTGTGTGTTAACGGAGATGAGATTTTGGTAAATAAGCGAAACCCAGGAGATATATGGCAGGAATTATATGATTTTCCTCTAATAGAAACTGATGACAACTATCTGGAAGCGCAAGAGCAATTTCTGACTATGCTAAAGAATAATTTTGGAAATACATGCACAGTTACTCCTTTAGAGCAAAAAAAACATTTATTAACCCACCAAACTATATATGTTCAATTTTTTGCTTTAGATAATTATATCATTAACTTTAATCAGAATGCAGAAATAAAATGGGTTTCGCTAAGCGAGTTGGACGAATTGCCACAGCCTAAAGTGATAACAAATTTTATAAGCTCTTATTCAGTAAATTAG
- a CDS encoding HU family DNA-binding protein, whose protein sequence is MTKADIISEISTKTGIEKVDVQETVEAFFKVIKNSMIGGENVYVRGFGSFVVKKRAQKTARNISKNTAIIIPEHFVPSFKPAKVFVDKVKNNSKKVSVEA, encoded by the coding sequence ATGACTAAGGCAGATATTATTTCAGAAATATCAACAAAAACAGGAATTGAAAAGGTAGATGTACAAGAAACCGTTGAGGCATTTTTCAAAGTGATCAAGAACAGCATGATCGGAGGAGAGAATGTATATGTTAGAGGTTTTGGTAGTTTTGTTGTAAAAAAGAGAGCGCAAAAAACTGCGAGAAATATTTCTAAAAACACTGCAATTATTATCCCTGAGCACTTTGTGCCAAGTTTCAAACCTGCAAAAGTGTTTGTTGACAAAGTAAAAAACAATTCAAAAAAAGTAAGCGTAGAAGCTTAA
- a CDS encoding single-stranded DNA-binding protein: MSGINKVILVGHLGKDPEVRHLDGGVTVASFPLATSETYNKDGKRIEQTEWHNIVLWRGLAEVASKYLQKGKLVYIEGKLRTRSFEDKERVKKYVTEVVAENFTILGRKSDFEQTPSTGENSTPKSESDYIDPNDTSGDLPF, from the coding sequence ATGTCAGGTATTAACAAAGTTATTTTAGTAGGGCATTTAGGAAAAGATCCTGAAGTCAGACATTTAGATGGTGGTGTAACAGTAGCAAGTTTCCCATTGGCAACATCAGAGACGTATAACAAAGATGGCAAAAGAATAGAGCAAACAGAGTGGCATAACATCGTTTTGTGGAGAGGTTTAGCAGAGGTAGCCTCAAAGTATTTGCAAAAGGGCAAGCTGGTGTATATTGAAGGTAAACTTCGGACCCGCTCTTTTGAAGATAAGGAGCGCGTAAAAAAGTATGTTACTGAAGTAGTTGCTGAGAACTTTACAATTCTGGGCCGAAAGAGCGATTTTGAACAGACCCCTTCTACTGGCGAGAATAGTACGCCAAAAAGCGAATCAGATTATATAGATCCAAACGATACTTCGGGCGATTTGCCATTTTAA